One Myxocyprinus asiaticus isolate MX2 ecotype Aquarium Trade chromosome 20, UBuf_Myxa_2, whole genome shotgun sequence genomic region harbors:
- the LOC127411285 gene encoding homeobox protein HMX2-like: MNNSEDSGSKCSPAPISNFTIQSILGTSNEGVRSSGKESPKAQPRKRTLSVSSEDDCSAGEDSGDCYCSEPGVPETCIPHQPLNFSILGATKGLLPVHDGLDRRPHLTPSILPDYKEERARSQMSPVSEDRQRDGPDKQSSSAKKKTRTVFSRSQVYQLESTFDMKRYLSSSERACLASSLQLTETQVKTWFQNRRNKWKRQLSAELEAANMAHASAQTLVGMPLVFRENSLLRVPVPRSIAFPTPLYYPGNNLPALPLYNLYNKIEY, translated from the exons ATGAATAATTCGGAGGACAGCGGAAGCAAGTGCTCGCCTGCCCCCATTTCAAACTTTACGATCCAGTCCATTCTGGGCACTTCCAACGAGGGAGTCCGGTCATCTGGAAAGGAGAGTCCAAAAGCCCAGCCTAGGAAGCGGACGTTATCCGTGTCATCGGAGGATGACTGCAGCGCCGGAGAGGACTCGGGCGACTGCTACTGCTCTGAGCCCGGTGTACCGGAGACCTGCATCCCACACCAGCCTTTGAACTTCTCTATCCTCG GTGCCACTAAAGGACTTCTACCTGTGCATGATGGGTTAGACCGCCGGCCGCATTTGACACCATCCATTCTACCGGATTACAAAGAGGAGCGAGCGCGTAGCCAGATGTCTCCCGTTTCTGAAGATAGACAACGAGACGGCCCGGACAAACAGAGCAGCTCCGCCAAAAAGAAGACGCGCACCGTTTTCTCTCGGAGTCAGGTTTACCAGCTAGAGTCCACATTCGATATGAAACGCTACTTGAGCAGCTCCGAGAGAGCCTGTCTCGCCTCCAGCCTCCAGTTAACGGAGACACAAGTGAAAACGTGGTTTCAGAACCGACGAAACAAATGGAAACGGCAGCTCTCTGCAGAACTGGAAGCTGCGAACATGGCGCACGCATCGGCGCAGACTTTGGTTGGGATGCCCCTCGTTTTTAGAGAAAATTCGTTGCTCCGGGTGCCAGTGCCGAGGTCCATCGCTTTTCCAACTCCCCTGTATTACCCGGGAAATAATTTACCAGCTTTACCGTTATACAATCTTTACAATAAGATTGAATATTAA